The Agaribacterium sp. ZY112 genome includes the window TTTTTTTCCATGGTGCCAACGGTGTCGGCAATGGAGTTGACGATGGTATCGAGAATAGTGCTGATTTCTAGGGTTGATTCCTGTGTGCGTGAGGCCAGAGTGCGTACTTCATCTGCCACGACGGCAAAGCCACGACCTGATTCACCTGCGCGTGCGGCCTCAATGGCTGCGTTTAATGCGAGTAAATTGGTCTGCCCGGCTATTTCATCAATGGATTTGACCACGGTGCTGACGCTATCTCCGGCGCCTTTGAGTTCTGTTAAAAGGCTAGCGGCGTGTTCAATCTCTTTTGCCAGGCTGCTTAGGTGTTGGGTTGTACTACCAAGTTCTTGTGCGCCTTTGGCTACTTGGTTGGCGCCGGTTTGAGCCATGTTGGAGGCGTCTTTAGCACGCAGGGCGCAGTTATCGATACCTTGTTCAACAGTATCAATATTGTTTAAGAGGCTATCGACACATGAAGAGAGTTCGGCGGCCTGCTGATCGGTTTGGGTGCTGCTATTCTCAACGCCTTGAGCCTTTTCGCCAAGAATGTGAATTGAGCTTTGCAGCTTACGATTCTCTTGTAAAAATGCATTTAACAACTGATTTACACTGTTGGCTGTCACACCTATTTCATCACTGCTTTCACTATCGATACTTAAGCGCAGGTCTCGGCTGTGGGTAATCTTAGATATTTGCTCCGCGAGCTTTTTGACTGGGTAAGCGATGCTGCGTTGACTGGCAATGTAGGCCACTATGGTGATAGCAATACACAGGAATAGAGTCAGTAGAATAAGGCTGCGCATACCGTCAATTTTATTCGATATTTGCTGGCCGCCTTGTGTTGCCTCGTTAGTAATGTTGCTGTTAAGCCTGCCCAGCTCGCTTTCAATTTGAGTGCTTGTTTGTGACAGTTGCGCCAACTGATTGCGTGCAAGATCCCAGTCAATACTACTGGCTGACATAGTTGTATTTAGAGCGTTTAAATCTTGATTGAGCGTTTCTAGACCTAGACTTATAGCGTGGCTGTCTGTACCTAGCTTAGTTATCTGTTTTAGCTCCGCTTTGACCGCTTGCTGTAGTTGTTGCTGAGTTTCACGAAAAGCATTGCTGTCTATCGTTGTACCATAGAGCGCATAAGCTGCAAGCTGTAGTTTAGAGAGCTGAGACTCAAGGGCAGCACTGGCATTTAGCTTGGGGAGTTGTCTCTCAAGAAAGGCCTGATTTTGTTCGGTAATACTCACTGCTCGTTGGAATAGTAGTAATGCAGAGCAGGTAAGTAAAACTAATACGGCTATGTAGCCGAGCATAACCTTCTTGTTGATGCTATTGAGCGCCAGAGTCATGGGCTTTCCTGTGCTGAACTTAGTGGGAAGAAAGGTAAGCTTAAGTGTAGTTGCTGTGGCGCAGAGCGAGAGTAAATATGAGATGATAAGCACAAAGAAATACGTAGAGAGTGTCTTATGAAGCGAGCGAGTGCCCGTCATATCCTAGTAAAAACGAAAAGCGAAGCCGAAAAACTAAAGCAGCAACTTGCTCAAGGCGCCGATTTTGGCACATTGGCTAGGAAACACTCTCAGTGTCCATCAAAAAGAGAAGATGGCAACCTAGGTGAGTTCTCGCCTGGGCAAATGGTTAAGGCCTTTGACAGCGTTGTATTTAATAAGCCTATTTTGACTGTACACGGTCCAATTAAGACCCAATTTGGTTATCATCTTATCGAAACGATTTATCGAGACTAACTGTTTGTTTTATGTGCATTGGGCGTTCCGCAATGGCTGTGAACAAGGCTCTAGTTAATTGATTCAGAAGTTTTAGTTTGTCCTGTGTATAAGGCTGGTAGTGCATAAGGCTATATAGTTGATAGTTCCAGTTAACAGTTACAAGGAAGTGAGATGATCATTATTCCTACAGAAAAACGCTTCGATTTATCGCGTGCGCCAATCGTTTTGTTTTGTCTGGTTATTCTCAATGTGGTGGTGTTTTTTGCCTACCAGTCGGGGGATGATAGCAAGTTCGAAAAAGCCTTTGAAAGCTATGCGCCCGATGTTTATTTGGCTGCGGACTGGCCTGCATTTATTCATTACAGCACCCAAGCCATTATTAAGGTTGAAGAGCCGCCAGTTGAAGGTGAGCCAGCCCCTCAGGCAGCTAGTTCGTTTAAACCTTCGACCCAACGCTTAGTCAAGCTTGAGCAAGTACAAAAAGTTTATGAAAAAGGGGATCTTTTTCACTTAAGCTATTTGCTGCTTGCAGATAAAGGCTTTCAGGTGTTTTTGCAAGAAACCTATGCCGATACCAATTACATTAAGCCTCAACTGTTAAATGCTACTAGACAAGGGGCTTGGGAACTTGGCCAGATTCCTCAGGATCTAAATTACGATACGTCGTATTCACACGCTTATAGCGGTGCCGATGAGATGGACTTTAATGAGTTAGCCCTGCGTGAAGAGTCGCTATTATTGACAGACAATTGGTTAAAGACTCGTCAGCAGGCCCATCAGATAATTCGCACAACCAGTAACCTTAAGTTTGGCTTGATTCCTGCCGATCTGTTCGACAGTGTGCTGTCTGTAACAAGTTTAGTTACTTATCAGTTTTTGCATGGTGGCATTATGCATCTGATGGGCAATTTATTTTTTTTGATAATCTGCGGTTTTGCTGTTGAAGCTGCCATCGGTCATTTGAAGTTTTTATTATTTTATTTGGCCAGTGGTACAGCTGGTGGTTTATTGCACTTTGCTTTCAGTCTAGATAGTTATGTTCCCTTGGTTGGTGCCTCCGGTGCTGTGTCTGGTGTTATGGCAATGTATTTAGCGGTTTTTAAACTTAGGAAGATTGAGTTCTTTTATTGGTTTTTTGCTTTTGTTGGTTATTTTCGTGCTCCGGCTTTATTTATTTTACCTGTATATATTGCTAATGAGCTTGTGCAATATTTTATGGAGGACAATAGCTCAACCGCATTTATGGCCCATGTTGGTGGTTTTGTTTTGGGGGGAGTATTAATCACTATTAGCCAATACCTGAAGCCTGCGGCCATTGATATGGACTACGTAGAAGAAGACC containing:
- a CDS encoding methyl-accepting chemotaxis protein, giving the protein MTLALNSINKKVMLGYIAVLVLLTCSALLLFQRAVSITEQNQAFLERQLPKLNASAALESQLSKLQLAAYALYGTTIDSNAFRETQQQLQQAVKAELKQITKLGTDSHAISLGLETLNQDLNALNTTMSASSIDWDLARNQLAQLSQTSTQIESELGRLNSNITNEATQGGQQISNKIDGMRSLILLTLFLCIAITIVAYIASQRSIAYPVKKLAEQISKITHSRDLRLSIDSESSDEIGVTANSVNQLLNAFLQENRKLQSSIHILGEKAQGVENSSTQTDQQAAELSSCVDSLLNNIDTVEQGIDNCALRAKDASNMAQTGANQVAKGAQELGSTTQHLSSLAKEIEHAASLLTELKGAGDSVSTVVKSIDEIAGQTNLLALNAAIEAARAGESGRGFAVVADEVRTLASRTQESTLEISTILDTIVNSIADTVGTMEKNREQANTTVELAAGTVDSLQEIQQTIEALSEENSALANYANITAKQTIDMRSDVDAISASRESLISNSHSSKAISSSLSELAYELKDTVDQFKV
- a CDS encoding peptidylprolyl isomerase, whose translation is MKRASARHILVKTKSEAEKLKQQLAQGADFGTLARKHSQCPSKREDGNLGEFSPGQMVKAFDSVVFNKPILTVHGPIKTQFGYHLIETIYRD
- a CDS encoding rhomboid family intramembrane serine protease; this translates as MIIIPTEKRFDLSRAPIVLFCLVILNVVVFFAYQSGDDSKFEKAFESYAPDVYLAADWPAFIHYSTQAIIKVEEPPVEGEPAPQAASSFKPSTQRLVKLEQVQKVYEKGDLFHLSYLLLADKGFQVFLQETYADTNYIKPQLLNATRQGAWELGQIPQDLNYDTSYSHAYSGADEMDFNELALREESLLLTDNWLKTRQQAHQIIRTTSNLKFGLIPADLFDSVLSVTSLVTYQFLHGGIMHLMGNLFFLIICGFAVEAAIGHLKFLLFYLASGTAGGLLHFAFSLDSYVPLVGASGAVSGVMAMYLAVFKLRKIEFFYWFFAFVGYFRAPALFILPVYIANELVQYFMEDNSSTAFMAHVGGFVLGGVLITISQYLKPAAIDMDYVEEDQSISAEQLSLAEIYAALENYQFVRALKLLPEHMQSYGSDIELDYMYFNLLIKENPKQAAKTALAILKSRSIEAKYLNKICRLLDAYPVLRKHLSIQELAQLGMQFVDGEAAMDKINYAESLFNDALNKQKSQSDRSVANQLPLLARHLAKAFAEVNNEKKRQVYLSYADNLLAES